Proteins from a single region of Xenopus laevis strain J_2021 chromosome 9_10S, Xenopus_laevis_v10.1, whole genome shotgun sequence:
- the LOC108702993 gene encoding homeobox protein DLX-1: MTMTSMPESLSSPVSGKAVFMEFGPPNQQMPPSPMSHGHYSMHCLHSQHDTSYSGASSFSRALGYPYVNSVSSHSSSPYISTVQSYSNSSSLSQSRLEEPGADTEKSTVVEGGEVRFNGKGKKIRKPRTIYSSLQLQALNRRFQQTQYLALPERAELAASLGLTQTQVKIWFQNKRSKFKKLMKQGGAALESTALANGRSLSSTSPSVPPVWNTNTSSGKTSSGTPGAYIPSYTSWYPSAHQEAMQQSQLM; encoded by the exons ATGACCATGACTAGTATGCCAGAGAGCCTTAGTAGCCCGGTGTCAGGCAAGGCGGTGTTCATGGAATTCGGGCCTCCGAACCAGCAGATGCCTCCTTCCCCCATGTCTCACGGCCACTACTCCATGCACTGCCTGCACTCCCAGCACGACACTTCGTACAGCGGCGCCTCGTCCTTCTCCAGAGCCCTGGGCTACCCATATGTCAACTCGGTGAGCAGCCATTCCTCTAGCCCCTACATCAGCACCGTGCAGTCCTACTCCAACAGCTCCAGCCTCAGCCAGAGCCGCTTAGAGGAGCCAG GGGCCGACACGGAGAAGAGTACTGTGGTCGAAGGCGGAGAGGTTCGATTTAATGGAAAGGGGAAAAAGATCCGTAAGCCCAGGACTATCTATTCCAGCCTCCAACTCCAGGCTCTGAACAGGAGGTTCCAGCAAACCCAGTACTTGGCATTGCCCGAGAGAGCCGAGCTGGCAGCTTCCTTGGGACTAACACAGACACAG GTGAAAATTTGGTTCCAAAATAAAAGGTCAAAATTCAAGAAGCTGATGAAACAGGGTGGAGCCGCGTTGGAGAGCACCGCCTTGGCAAATGGCAGGTCCCTGTCTAGCACTTCCCCATCAGTACCCCCTGTATGGAACACCAACACCTCCTCTGGTAAGACTTCATCTGGAACCCCAGGAGCTTACATTCCAAGCTACACTTCCTGGTATCCTTCAGCCCACCAAGAAGCTATGCAGCAATCTCAGTTGATGTGA